In Sandaracinaceae bacterium, the genomic window ACGGCCTCGAACTCTCCGGTATCTTGGCGGCCTGCCAGCGCCAGGGTGATGTCCATCCCCCGCCGCCGGCAGCCACTCAGCACGTCGACCAAGAAGGCCACGTTCTTGTGGGACGCGTAGGTCCCGCTATAGAAGAGATAGGGCTTCGAGAGCGAGTGCCTGCGGCGGACGCTGCCGATCGTGGCCTCGTCAGAAGGCCTGAAGATCTCCTGCTCGAAGCCCTCGCCCACTACGCTGATTCGATCAGGATGGGCACGCAATCGCTCAATCATGTCGCGGCGCGTGTTGTTCGACACCGCGACAGCCATCGAGCGACGAAGGATCCAGGGCAGCACGCCCCTGAGGTGCAGTTTCGCGAGAGGATGGAAGTACGCGGAAGGCACCACCAGCGGGGTCAAGTCGTGGACCACCACTACCTGGGGAACCGGCGGACGGAGCAGTCCCTCGTGGAACGGCACGAAGAGCGCCTCGGCTGCCGACCTCTGGAGATGGTATGGCAAGCGAAGCTGCAGCCAGGATTGCCGCATCATCAGATGCCCCAGGCCGCCGCCGCTTCTCTTGGGCATGGCATGGGTCGTCACCGACCAATCCGGCGGCACGTGTTCCGGGGTCTCCGTATAGAGAACGACATCGAAGTCTTGGAGGAGCCGTCCCACCACCTCCACCGTGTACCGTCCCAGGCCAGCCGGTTGGGGGTCGAAGGTCGGGAAGTAGACGCCGATGCGCATCAGAGGGAAACGTGCCTTGCAGGAGGCAGCCGCGGGTGCGCGTGCGACCCGTGAGGCGCCCGCGCCGTCCAGGTCAGCACGAGCGCGGCGAAGAAGGGCATCATCGGTATTCGATATCTCGACAATGTTCCAAGATTCGTGGACGCGAGTCCAACCGCGACACCGAAGCCGACGACGAAGACGATCGCGAACGCCAACGTGGGCGAGCGCTTGATCTCGTTCCAGAGGCCCTTCGGCGAGCGGCGTGCGAAGGCCATGAGGAGCAACACCGTGAGCGTCGTCGTCTCGATCGCGTTGACAGCCATCGTGACGTTGCGGACCTCGAAGAAGGCGGGGCGGAAGAGCGACGTGGCCAACGCGAGGGGAGCGAAGGCGAGCTGACCCAGGAGGGATCGCTCCTCTTGCTCGGCGACCTCGTAGTAGGAACCGCCCTGGACCGAGGTCCCGACGTGCTGGAGGCGCGCCGTCTCTTCCCCCACTTTCTCGACGGCGTAGCGCGGGAAGAGCTCGCCCAGGACCACGATCATCAGCACGACGGCCCCGACGCCGATCAGGACGTAGCCGGGACGGAGGTCTACGCCTCTCCCTCCTGACGCGTCGTTGGCGCGGCGCCAGTACCACCAGACGGCCCCGGCGAGAGCCAGGGCGAACAGCACGTACGCCTTCACCATGGCCACCCAGAAGCCCGCGAAGAGCACCAGCGCGACGCCTACGGCTCGGCGCCGCTGGACGAACCGATGTAGCCCCAGGACCACCCACCCGAACGCCGCCATCGCGACCGTCTCCTTGAGAATGGCGGACGACCAGAACACGACGGAGGGGACGAGCATCGTCGCGACGAGGTGTCGGCGCCAGAGGTGAGTCTGGAAGACCTCGCGAAAGACCCTGTAGAGGGCGAGTTGGCCGAAGAACGCGGCGATGCTGAGCGCGACGCAGACGCCATAGATCGACTCGCCCAAGACGAGCTGCAGGAGGCCGGACACGGCGCTCATCGTGCCAGTCGAGCCGCCAGCTCCCATGACGTAGAAGGGCCAGATGGACTCCTGATGGACGAGCAGCGCTACCAGCTCGGGGAAGAAGCGACCGGGATCGTAGCTGACGACGTCGGCGATGGTCGCTCCGGTGACGAAGTAGACCATCATGTCGCCCCCGCCGTAGATGCCCTGCGTGATCCAGACCTGCGCGAACGCCGCGAGCACGTGGAAGAGGAACGCCGCCAACAGAAGCCCGCGCTCCTCCGTTCGAAACTGTCGCAGAACGCCGCCGATGAGAACCAGCCCGAGAACGAGCGCCAACAACGGCGAGATGATGTCAGCCACGCGACACCTCCGCGCGGCGCCGCTGCTCGCCGCCGGGGTGGACCGGCAAGCGGAGTGCAGCCTCGTAGGCCTCGGACAACGCCTGCCAGATCCGCTCGCGCCGAAAGAACTCTCGGGCTCTCATCCGACCGGAGTGGCCGTGTTCGCGGCGCAGCGCCTCACTGCGCGCGTAGCGATCCATCGCCTCGAACAGCGGTGTGACCGTCTTTGGGGGAACCAATATCCCCGTGACGCCATCTTCTACGGCGTCGACGCAGCCGGGGATCCGAGTGGCGATGACCGGGAGAGCCATGGACATGGCCTCGAGAGGGACGTTCGGAAACCCCTCGCGATAGGTCGGCAGGACGACTACATCCATGGCGGCGTAGAGCCTGGCGGGATCGTCGGAGGAGCCGACGAGGTGAGCTCGCTCATCGGACCGCAACGCCTCGCGAACGGCGTCGTCCACGGGGTCCTGATCCTCGAAAGGGCCGACGATCACGAGGTGGGCATGAGGGTGCGCGTCCCGTATTCGCGCCCAAGCTCTCGCGAGCTCATGGACACCCTTGTCGCGCACGATGCGCCCGACGAAGCCGAAGACGAGCCCGCTCGAAGGAACCCCCCACGAATGGCGGACTCGTTCCCGCTGCGCAGCGTGGGTGGCCGGGTTGAAGCGCCCCTCGGTGTCCACGCCCTGCCCGCTCCCGCGGAGAAGAACCTGGATCTTGTCCGGGTCGGTGAGCCCCAGGTCCAAGGCGACGCCCCTCAACGAGTGGCTGACGCAGAGCACTTCGGTGGCCAGGCCGCAGGACACCATCTCGGTCAGCGTGAGCAAGGTTCGTCGCGCTCCAGATGCGCCCATCAGCGGCAGCCCTCGCATGTGGTAGATGCGTACGGGCACGCCAGCGAGTGCCGCGGCGATCGTCCCCAGCAGTCCGCCCTTCGGCGTGTGGGCGTGAACGACGTCCGGCCTCTCGCGACGGAAGTGTGCCCAGAGGCGCCGCAGCGCCGCCAGATCTCTCAGCGGTGTGATGCGGCGCTCCATCGGCACCGCGAAGACCCGAGCCTCTTCGGTCGCCGCGAAACGCTCGAGCGCATCTCCAGGCGCCGACACGAAGCTCAGTTCGAAGCCCCGCGTTCGCATGAAGGCAGTTTGCCCACGCAGGAACCCGAGCGACTGCGGGACGGTGGTCACGTGGATGACCCTCATGCTCCCCCCACGAGGCTCGTGGCGCTGGCCCCCCCGACGCGCGTCTGCTTCATCGAGTCCTGCCACCCGCGAAACATCAGCAATCCCCAGATGCCCTGGTCGAGACCCGAGCGCCCCGCGAGAAAGCTCGCCCACGCGCCGCGAACGGCAGAGACGTCGAAGAGGGCGTCGCTCCGGAGCGTCGCCGGGTCCAGGAGCCCTTCGGCCCACCCTCGAAGCGGCCCGCGCAGCCAGTCGCCTACCGGGACGCCGAACCCCATCTTGGGGCGGTCCCACAGCGCCGCCGGGACGCGGTTCGCGAGCAGCCGGCGGAGCGGGAGCTTCCCCCTCCCCCCCTGGATCTTTTCGCTCGCCGGGATCCGCATGGCCAACTCGACGACGCGATGGTCCAGGAGCGGCACGCGGGCCTCGAGCGACACGGCCATCGAGGCCCGGTCCACTTTCGTCAGGATGTCGTCCGGCAAGTAGCCGACCAGATCACCGAGCATCATCCGCTCGACGATGGAAGCCGTGGGCAACCCTGGACGCCCCGACCAAGACGTCGACGGGGGGCGCTGGAGGAGCTGGGCGGGGTGTGGCCACTGGCTTTGGAGGAGCTCGTAGAGGTGCTCGGGGCTCCGGGCTGGGAGCAGCCCGAGCGCCTTGCGGAGCTTGTCCCCCGGTAGCCGAACCGGCAGGCGGTTGGCGAAGGCGCGGTTGATCCACTCCGCCGGCGTCAGCGCCGCGAGCCGCTCTCCGTGACGGCGAACCCCAGGTGGAACGCGTCGAAGCGCGCTCCACACTCGAGGGGCCCAGATGTGCCGGTTGTACCCACCGAACAGCTCGTCGCCTCCGTCTCCCGAGAGGGCGACTGTGACCTGCTCACGCGCCAGACGGGACACGAGGTACGTGGGGAGCAGCGAAGAGTCGGCGAACGGCTCGTCCAGGATGTGCGGCAGCTCG contains:
- a CDS encoding glycosyltransferase family 4 protein — encoded protein: MTTVPQSLGFLRGQTAFMRTRGFELSFVSAPGDALERFAATEEARVFAVPMERRITPLRDLAALRRLWAHFRRERPDVVHAHTPKGGLLGTIAAALAGVPVRIYHMRGLPLMGASGARRTLLTLTEMVSCGLATEVLCVSHSLRGVALDLGLTDPDKIQVLLRGSGQGVDTEGRFNPATHAAQRERVRHSWGVPSSGLVFGFVGRIVRDKGVHELARAWARIRDAHPHAHLVIVGPFEDQDPVDDAVREALRSDERAHLVGSSDDPARLYAAMDVVVLPTYREGFPNVPLEAMSMALPVIATRIPGCVDAVEDGVTGILVPPKTVTPLFEAMDRYARSEALRREHGHSGRMRAREFFRRERIWQALSEAYEAALRLPVHPGGEQRRRAEVSRG
- a CDS encoding glycosyltransferase family 1 protein, whose protein sequence is MRIGVYFPTFDPQPAGLGRYTVEVVGRLLQDFDVVLYTETPEHVPPDWSVTTHAMPKRSGGGLGHLMMRQSWLQLRLPYHLQRSAAEALFVPFHEGLLRPPVPQVVVVHDLTPLVVPSAYFHPLAKLHLRGVLPWILRRSMAVAVSNNTRRDMIERLRAHPDRISVVGEGFEQEIFRPSDEATIGSVRRRHSLSKPYLFYSGTYASHKNVAFLVDVLSGCRRRGMDITLALAGRQDTGEFEAVRASAQRQGVAESVVSLGYVPRAHLSPLMQGATAFVFPSLYEGYGLAPLEAMASGAVVLSSDRASLSEVVGDGGILLDPQTPKDWVDRVGEMLDDERSASQLRSRALRRASLFDWNRTANEIGALLRGARASG